From Merismopedia glauca CCAP 1448/3, one genomic window encodes:
- a CDS encoding ParE family toxin-like protein, with protein MRHRATPDFWYHYRRLPTDIQVLADRCYELLKEDSLYPSLHFKKVGQFWSVRIGLHYRALAVQEEGEMAWFWTGTHQEYEGLLRGQ; from the coding sequence GTGAGACACCGCGCAACTCCTGATTTTTGGTATCATTATCGGCGACTACCTACAGATATTCAGGTACTTGCCGATCGCTGTTACGAGCTTCTCAAAGAGGATTCTCTATATCCATCACTCCATTTTAAGAAAGTAGGTCAATTTTGGTCAGTGCGAATTGGGCTGCATTATCGCGCATTGGCAGTACAAGAAGAAGGAGAGATGGCATGGTTTTGGACTGGAACACATCAGGAGTACGAGGGGTTATTGCGGGGTCAGTAA
- the cobO gene encoding cob(I)yrinic acid a,c-diamide adenosyltransferase, which translates to MEEAASKSLTEDRYRQKMQRRQEVQTQRLATADREKGLIIINTGNGKGKTTAALGMVMRSLGHGYKVAIIQFIKGAWEPAEKAVLSQWENQIEFHAMGSGFTWETQDRTRDIEEAQTAWLKGLEFILNPEFKLVLLDEINIALKLGYLDPQEIVAGLAQKPEETHVILTGRGAPNLLIETADLVTEMKLVKHPFREQGIKAQAGIEY; encoded by the coding sequence ATGGAAGAAGCCGCTTCAAAGTCATTGACAGAAGATCGATATCGGCAAAAAATGCAGCGTCGTCAAGAGGTACAAACCCAAAGGTTAGCCACAGCCGATCGCGAAAAGGGTTTAATTATTATTAATACAGGCAATGGTAAAGGGAAGACTACAGCAGCTTTAGGAATGGTAATGCGATCGCTCGGACATGGCTATAAAGTTGCTATAATCCAATTTATTAAAGGTGCTTGGGAACCTGCTGAAAAAGCTGTTTTGAGTCAGTGGGAAAATCAAATAGAATTTCACGCTATGGGATCTGGTTTTACTTGGGAAACTCAAGATAGAACTAGAGATATTGAAGAAGCTCAAACTGCTTGGTTGAAAGGTTTAGAATTTATCCTCAATCCAGAATTTAAATTAGTACTATTAGACGAAATAAATATAGCTTTAAAACTTGGCTATCTCGATCCTCAAGAAATAGTAGCTGGATTGGCTCAAAAACCTGAAGAAACTCATGTAATATTAACTGGTAGAGGCGCGCCAAACTTATTAATAGAAACCGCCGATTTAGTCACAGAAATGAAACTAGTTAAACACCCATTTCGAGAGCAAGGAATTAAAGCTCAAGCAGGAATTGAGTATTAA
- a CDS encoding dipeptide epimerase encodes MQISWTTFTVPKRFPLTISRGTTSLSNNVWVQIEADGIVGWGEAAPFSIGEHQQTTAEIVAILEELAPKLANILPWERQKIEHLYREYSVISAAQAAIDLAVWDWLGKKAKLPLWQLWGLDRSCIVPTSVTIGINPPEVARERVSAWLNLTQAKFFKVKLGNPLGIEADKAMLLAIIEALPPTASLSVDANGGWSVSDAIAMCTWLSQWDIKYVEQPLARGQEADLEALKKASALPIFADESCFTSQDIPKLADKVDGINIKVMKSGGLTEAIRMIHTAKACGLQIMFGCYSDSSLSNTAAAQLSSLADYLDLDSHLNLLDDPFVGATLQDGRLIPNDLPGLGVTVG; translated from the coding sequence ATGCAAATTAGTTGGACGACATTTACAGTTCCCAAGCGTTTTCCGTTAACAATTAGTCGGGGAACAACTTCTTTAAGCAATAATGTTTGGGTACAAATAGAAGCAGATGGGATAGTCGGTTGGGGAGAAGCTGCTCCGTTTTCAATTGGAGAACATCAACAAACTACAGCCGAAATTGTTGCCATATTAGAAGAACTAGCTCCAAAATTAGCTAACATTCTCCCTTGGGAAAGGCAAAAAATAGAGCATCTGTATCGAGAATATTCTGTCATTTCCGCAGCACAAGCCGCGATAGATTTGGCTGTATGGGATTGGCTGGGAAAGAAGGCTAAACTACCGTTGTGGCAATTATGGGGATTGGATAGAAGTTGTATCGTGCCTACATCTGTCACTATTGGGATTAATCCTCCCGAAGTGGCGCGAGAAAGAGTGTCAGCTTGGCTTAATTTAACCCAAGCTAAGTTTTTTAAAGTCAAACTAGGGAATCCTCTAGGGATAGAAGCAGATAAAGCAATGCTCCTGGCTATTATCGAAGCTTTACCACCTACAGCTAGCTTGAGTGTCGATGCTAATGGAGGTTGGAGTGTTTCGGATGCGATCGCCATGTGTACTTGGCTCAGTCAATGGGATATAAAATATGTAGAGCAGCCTTTAGCTAGAGGGCAAGAAGCAGATTTGGAAGCGTTGAAAAAAGCTTCAGCTTTACCAATTTTTGCTGATGAAAGCTGTTTCACTAGTCAAGATATTCCCAAATTAGCTGACAAAGTAGACGGAATTAACATCAAAGTGATGAAATCAGGTGGATTAACTGAAGCCATCAGGATGATACACACAGCCAAAGCTTGTGGTTTACAGATCATGTTTGGTTGCTACTCTGATAGTTCCCTTTCTAACACGGCTGCGGCTCAACTTTCTTCATTAGCCGATTATTTAGATCTAGATAGCCACTTGAATTTGTTAGACGATCCGTTTGTGGGTGCTACCTTACAAGATGGGCGATTAATTCCCAACGATTTACCAGGATTAGGCGTTACTGTAGGGTAG